From Anopheles darlingi chromosome 2, idAnoDarlMG_H_01, whole genome shotgun sequence, the proteins below share one genomic window:
- the LOC125959271 gene encoding uncharacterized protein LOC125959271, with protein sequence MMVTVYKYPQNIYMLLSITLRQSPINVDLAWRPFYLVIEEDISPIPTLMVLIRFIIVKYYTRYYSFCSIGQDFLTDVSMARIKLDATGSDLSYRRLQLAIDNGCQAFVVDEPGILWFLDQYVPAHHSSQQRSKDKSVLFLVTKSNSVTMLKLISQHVSLRDILNVLIIVYNAENLRPDRLYTTLISFAGVQQANLNHRTSLQIIRVDWKNWKTTQFFPDKLADLQGFVLRSGVFNYLPFSFYERMDPGLGNAYDPATGERSIWLDGTEFRLLVSFCDRRNCNILAFTEDEDELGIVYANGSGNGVLGGVAERRIDLALGAVYYWLGPYNFTDYTMSISRSGVTLLAPRPHMLPFWYTPFLSFSGVLWVVVLCTLFAGIGAAWYIGYFRYRLLTSCIVEQQIQNVAEQLSFSDAILMVVGFFVAQSASIRTDLWSCVILFASLLLAGFMVSNCYSAGLASIMTVPQYEQSIDTVFEFAQSGLQWISPTAIILEGISNATEPHMKKIESKFVLVTSARSVHYARLGQFGFIIERAQHGNFAPSNFLERNTSTLYQKLLDDMYYQNCAAISTKTNPLLANLNDYILRVQQSGILYYWGSKVGMRYLPADVFRNIENARQHHHLGDGAIRLQIGHFIGAFFILGYGLLCAGFIFLLEVWGTEVISRLKRKVIMMVAEYKYPQNAEST encoded by the exons ATGATGGTAACGGTATACAAATATCCGCAGAATATCTACATGTTGTTATCGATTACCCTCAGACAGAGTCCTATAAATGTAGACCTAGCGTGGCGACCTTTCT ATCTGGTTATCGAAGAGGATATCTCACCGATACCTACACTCATGGTCTTGATACGGTTCATCATTGTCAAGTACTACACAAGGTATTACAGCTTCTGCAGCATCGGACAGGACTTCCTGACCGACGTAAGCATGGCACGTATAAAACTAGATGCCACAGGATCGGATTTGAGCTACCGCCGTTTGCAGCTCGCCATCGATAATGGCTGCCAGGCCTTTGTAGTGGATGAACCGGGTATACTATGGTTTCTGGATCAGTATGTTCCGGCGCACCACAGCTCACAGCAACGATCGAAGGACAAAAGTGTGCTGTTCTTAGTAACGAAGAGCAACAGTGTTACCATGCTAAAGCTTATTTCTCAACATGTGTCCCTGAGAG ACATCCTTAACGTCCTAATAATCGTGTACAATGCTGAGAATTTACGTCCGGATCGGTTGTACACCACACTTATCTCCTTCGCGGGAGTACAGCAAGCCAATCTGAATCATCGGACATCACTCCAGATCATCAGGGTCGATTGGAAGAACTGGAAAACAACTCAATTTTTTCCCGACAAATTGGCTGATCTTCAGGGATTCGTGCTGCGATCAGGTGTATTCAACTATTTGCCTTTCTCCTTTTATGAGCGTATG GATCCGGGCTTGGGCAATGCATACGATCCAGCTACAGGAGAACGTTCTATTTGGTTGGATGGTACAGAGTTTAGACTTTTGGTATCCTTCTGCGATCGGCGAAACTGTAACATTCTCGCCTTTACCGAAGATGAGGATGAATTGGGCATAGTTTACGCAAATGGCAGTGGAAACGGTGTATTGGGAGGCGTAGCGGAGCGTCGTATAGATTTGGCCCTCGGGGCCGTATATTATTGGCTAGGACCATACAACTTCACTGATTATACGATGAGCATAAGCCGTTCGGGAGTAACGCTGCTAGCACCTAGACCTCATATGCTCCCGTTTTGGTATActccctttctctcgttctccggTGTACTCTGGGTGGTTGTACTTTGCACCTTATTTGCGGGTATCGGTGCTGCTTGGTATATCGGATACTTTCGGTATCGTTTGCTCACATCATGCATCGTGGAACAACAGATTCAGAACGTGGCGGAGCAGCTTTCGTTTAGTGATGCAATCCTCATGGTCGTCGGATTCTTCGTCGCACAATCCGCCTCGATCCGCACGGATTTGTGGTCGTGTGTGATACTGTTTGCGTCCCTTCTGTTGGCCGGCTTTATGGTGAGCAATTGCTACAGCGCAGGACTGGCTAGCATAATGACGGTGCCACAGTACGAACAGTCCATCGACACAGTGTTCGAGTTTGCCCAAAGCGGACTCCAATGGATTAGTCCAACAGCTATCATTTTGGAAGGAATATCTAACGCCACGGAG CCTCATATGAAGAAAATTGAGTCCAAATTTGTATTGGTCACGAGTGCTCGGTCGGTACACTACGCTCGTCTAGGACAGTTCGGGTTTATCATCGAACGGGCGCAGCATGGAAATTTTGCGCCGAGCAATTTCCTTGAGCGAAACACATCCACGCTGTATCAGAAGCTGCTAGACGACATGTACTATCAAAACTGTGCGGCAATTAGTACCAAAACTAACCCACTGTTGGCTAACCTGAACGACTACATACTGCGCGTGCAGCAGTCGGGCATCCTGTACTACTGGGGCAGCAAAGTCGGCATGCGATACCTACCGGCGGACGTGTTCCGTAACATCGAAAATGCacggcaacatcatcacctCGGCGATGGAGCGATTCGCCTCCAAATTGGTCATTTTATTggagcatttttcattctaGGTTACGGTTTGCTCTGTGCCGGGTTCATCTTTCTGTTGGAAGTCTGGGGCACCGAGGTGATTAGCCGTTTGAAGCGGAAG GTAATCATGATGGTAGCGGAATACAAATATCCGCAGAATGCAGAATCTACATGA
- the LOC125958670 gene encoding general odorant-binding protein 72-like, with translation MEQMAKTSAMMRSVCIGKYKASVDLVDGLSNGQFVDVKELKCYANCVLEMMQAMKKGKVNADSAIKQIELLMPTEIADPTIMAFDLCRDSANGIKNHCDAAYVLLQCLHKNNPKYFFA, from the exons ATGGAGCAAATGGCAAAGACCAGTGCTATGATGCGTTCCGTTTGCATAGGCAAATATAAGGCCAGCGTGGATCTGGTAGATGGACTCAGCAATGGTCAATTCGTCGACGTGAAGGAACTCAAGTGCTATGCGAACTGCGTTCTGGAAATGATGCAAGCG atgaagaaaggaaaagtaaaTGCCGACAGTGCAATTAAGCAGATTGAATTGCTCATGCCGACAGAGATCGCCGATCCAACGATAATGGCATTTGATCTTTGCCGTGATTCGG CAAACGGCATCAAGAACCACTGTGATGCTGCCTACGTTTTGCTGCAGTGTCTGCATAAAAACAATCCCAAGTATTTCTTTGCCTAA
- the LOC125958500 gene encoding glycosylated lysosomal membrane protein-like: MVRASAFSPLYHLITLLTVTACGLCDDSGKLQRKLRTTLNPHCPSDICQNDGLITVVHITAESDTDTIHYVWDFTGKPTVMVALTGKRAELHIHWNEFLENRPNSVNFTEQPQYTFMAVINRIFQYDDTDDRAILDAGSNVSVYDPHNFQWNRTLLWSNEQDAMLAINAGNDFLFKLNAYSTKDHGMDFPHLLHSSNATQIDIVFNNITNRFSNPRFAIELVFVVSEQRVKDSEFQVTKRKTLDDEHTPGIFEIIDVMSPGVFTFSAGGYIEYRPVSYTHPERDVATSTETRQSQPASIESPIAALNSTLAYALFGDALDQKLVQGMNISFGVSEDGFYRKTNYTTMTFQVGYGLPPVEELSAFVLVVAGIGIGIPLAVLVASVIYVCTKKIRNRRDRYQSERL; the protein is encoded by the exons atggtTCGTGCGAGTGCGTTTTCACCGCTGTACCATCTGATAACGTTACTCACAGTAACTGCGTGTGGCCTTTGTGATGACTCCGGCAAACTCCAGCGAAAA CTAAGGACTACGCTAAATCCCCATTGTCCGTCCGACATATGCCAGAACGATGGACTCATTACGGTGGTGCATATTACGGCGGAATCCGATACGGACACGATTCACTATGTTTGGGATTTCACGGGCAAACCTACCGTTATGGTGGCGCTGACCGGAAAGCGCGCCGAGCTACACATTCACTGGAACGAATTTTTGGAGAATCGGCCAAACTCGGTCAATTTCACCGAGCAGCCGCAGTACACGTTCATGGCAGTTATCAATCGG ATTTTCCAGTACGACGACACTGACGACCGAGCGATACTGGATGCGGGCTCGAACGTATCCGTCTATGATCCGCACAACTTTCAATGGAATCGTACCCTGCTATGGTCGAACGAACAGGATGCGATGCTCGCGATCAATGCTGGTAACGACTTTCTTTTCAAG CTTAACGCGTACTCTACCAAGGATCACGGTATGGATTTTCCGCATCTGTTGCACTCTTCGAACGCTACCCAGATCGATATTGTGTTCAACAATATCACGAACCGCTTCTCCAATCCACGATTCGCCATCGAGCTAGTGTTTGTCGTATCGGAGCAAAGGGTCAAGGATTCAGAGTTCCAAGTgacgaaacgcaaaacgctAGATGACGAGCATACGCCCGGTATTTTCGAAATCATTGACGTGATGTCACCTGGCGTGTTTACCTTTTCGGCCGGGGGCTACATCGAGTACCGACCGGTATCGTACACTCACCCCGAACGGGACGTAGCAACGTCCACCGAAACACGGCAAAGCCAACCGGCGAGCATCGAATCACCGATCGCGGCTCTTAATTCAACGCTAGCGTACGCACTGTTTGGCGATGCCTTGGACCAGAAGCTCGTCCAAGGAATGAATATTTCCTTCGGTGTCAGCGAGGACGGATTCTACCGTAAAACGAACTACACCACCATGACGTTTCAGGTCGGGTACGGATTGCCGCCGGTCGAGGAATTGTCCGCGTTTGTGCTGGTTGTGGCTGGTATCGGCATCGGTATACCTttagcggtgctggtggcaagTGTTATTTACGTTTGCACTAAAAAAATCCGCAATCGCCGCGATCGATACCAGTCGGAACGACTCTAG
- the LOC125958221 gene encoding vacuolar protein sorting-associated protein 11 homolog — translation MAIFEWRKFNFFDLRKGVDKEKVAEALQEAKITATANGNTLIVVCDSAGFIHTFSRTWEVISFKGHDGSILLCDISKQNNLLVTVSQEGNGSSFKVWNLSKLSAVTGAQCLRTVRTAESAPTALAVSEGGQFMAIGFADGNISLYRGDISRDRSKTLKQLTAGSSAIVGIAFKHCHKHTQMFVCSNSGIYLYNLHSRDKEVRVVLGSMKKPVGCCALQTGHNEGYFMVGLEDAVYCYTSDGRGPCYALEGQKTLLHWYRSHLLVVMRNPRTPEGYTLTVIDIQNKFIVFTSPIEEIKAVLTEFGTCYILTENKQVFHLDEKDLQSKLNMLFKKNLYDIAVRIAKCNQYDAEGLAGIFKQYGDHLYNKGDYGRAVEQYAKTIGYLEPSYVIQRFLDARHIHFLTDYLQTMHEQGEATADHTTLLLNCFTRLDRTAQLKEFLKNDRKCNLFDVDVAIKVCRDASYVEEALQLAKTNRKHDACLSILTEDTQQFEEALRYLETLAHRDSKRILKKYGPLLMANCPTRTIALLKKLCTETVDQSTEEDAIDNEDSSVEAAMLNVGELLANLNLQQSEQAGHNDRCNPEDFIHLFTDTEQLIDFLEHLVRFVPSSNQSVYNTLIEHYLYCWRTIPGVEEKLLDLLKYNTERYDRMHALAQCRIQEFWPGVMYLFEEDKLYHLILRHYLQHRQYDNLLACCRRLGQTDSSLWLQALNGLKNDSEAPPHVFTQVLQVISQKRLQAPLQVLDCLAFENGPTFASVKEYFAQIFQKEQDTIRSEEELARTYSEKSIAIKLHIKHLQEGNVEFQNTTCDACKQTLLMPALFFLCKHSYHQDCIRGYSETERDCPVCNKNNMQQIEALRAQSEARDQHEQFHNMLERSSDPFAVVADYFGRGLFNKLVLYEEESAGADQSAAQQAKPVSTQQQQITAGPTANISKTAVPQTSAGPITGDVRGGVIAANYGAGAEARLRQEENRSTRLDAQETQLRLRLEEQERLRQQRQQQTVTMAQQQMKLRDERNSKVASPYGSPKPRSSFPVPSSTSKSFNTPATGKSGAAVAVLKNPFEEDDQQQSSQYDSTKDPFNEDPVLPARQVKRPVVNAAPAPVGTNPFDDEEEVDYDSKLDPFAE, via the exons ATGGCTATATTTGAG TGGCGTAAGTTTAACTTTTTCGACCTCCGCAAGGGAGTCGATAAGGAGAAGGTAGCGGAGGCGTTGCAAGAGGCCAAGATAACGGCCACCGCGAACGGGAACACGTTGATCGTAGTGTGTGATTCGGCCGGATTCATTCACACCTTCAGCCGTACGTGGGAAGTGATCAGCTTCAAGGGCCACGATGGTTCGATTCTGCTGTGCGACATCTCCAAGCAGAACAATCTGCTCGTTACGGTGAGCCAGGAGGGGAATGGTTCCTCGTTTAAAGTCTGGAATCTTTCGAAACTATCCGCCGTAACGGGGGCGCAATGTTTGCGCACCGTCCGAACCGCGGAATCCGCTCCGACGGCGCTGGCCGTCTCCGAGGGTGGCCAATTTATGGCGATCGGGTTTGCCGACGGCAACATATCACTGTACCGCGGGGACATCAGCCGTGATCGTTCGAAAACCCTCAAACAACTAACGGCCGGCTCTAGTGCTATCGTTGGGATCGCGTTCAAGCACTGCCACAAGCATACCCAGATGTTTGTCTGTTCGAACTCCGGCATCTATCTGTACAATCTGCACAGCCGAGACAAGGAAGTGCGGGTGGTGCTGGGAAGCATGAAGAAACCCGTAGGTTGCTGTGCATTGCAGACGGGCCATAATGAGGGATACTTTATGGTCGGACTGGAAGATGCTGTGTACTGCTACACCTCCGATGGACGGGGGCCGTGCTATGCCTTGGAGGGTCAGAAAACGTTGCTGCACTGGTATCGGTCCCATCTGCTCGTAGTGATGCGGAACCCCCGTACGCCGGAAGGCTACACTTTGACCGTGATTGATATACAGAACAAATTCATCGTCTTTACGAGCCCAATCGAGGAGATTAAAGCCGTGCTGACCGAGTTCGGTACGTGCTACATACTGACGGAGAACAAACAGGTGTTTCATTTGGACGAAAAAGATCTACAGAGTAAGCTAAATATGCTGTTCAAGAAGAACCTGTACGATATTGCGGTGCGCATTGCAAAGTGCAATCAGTACGACGCGGAAGGATTGGCCGGGATCTTCAAGCAATACGGTGATCACTTGTACAACAAGGGCGACTACGGTCGAGCGGTGGAGCAATACGCTAAAACGATTGGCTATCTGGAACCATCGTACGTGATACAGCGCTTTCTGGATGCCCGGCATATACACTTTTTAACCGACTATCTGCAGACGATGCACGAACAGGGCGAGGCAACGGCTGACCATACGACGCTTCTGCTGAACTGCTTCACACGTCTCGATCGTACGGCCCAGTTGAAGGAATTTCTGAAAAACGATCGAAAGTGCAATCtgttcgatgtcgatgtggCGATCAAAGTGTGTCGCGATGCGTCGTACGTCGAGGAGGCGTTGCAGCTGGCCAAGACTAATCGCAAGCACGACGCCTGCTTGAGCATTTTGACGGAAGATACGCAGCAGTTTGAAGAAGCCCTCCGGTATCTCGAAACGCTGGCTCACCGTGATTCGAAGCGTATTCTGAAGAAGTACGGCCCATTGCTGATGGCCAACTGTCCCACACGAACGATTGCGCTACTGAAAAAGTTGTGCACCGAAACGGTCGATCAGTCGACGGAAGAGGACGCTATCGATAACGAGGATTCGAGTGTTGAGGCGGCAATGCTAAATGTTGGTGAACTGTTAGCCAACCTAAACTTGCAGCAAAGTGAGCAAGCGGGGCATAACGATCGCTGCAATCCGGAGGACTTCATCCATCTGTTCACCGACACAGAGCAGTTGATTGACTTCCTCGAGCATTTGGTGCGCTTCGTACCCTCTAGCAACCAGTCTGTGTACAACACGCTGATCGAGCATTACCTGTACTGCTGGCGTACGATACCGGGTGTCGAAGAGAAGCTACTCGATCTGCTGAAGTACAACACGGAGCGATACGATCGGATGCACGCGTTGGCTCAGTGCAGGATACAAGAATTCTGGCCCGGTGTAATGTATCTGTTCGAGGAAGATAAGCTTTACCATTTGATATTGCGTCACTATCTGCAGCATCGGCAGTACGATAacctgcttgcttgctgtcgTCGCCTCGGTCAAACCGATAGCTCGCTGTGGCTGCAGGCGTTGAATGGATTGAAGAATGATAGCGAAGCACCACCGCATGTCTTCACCCAGGTGCTACAGGTTATAT CTCAGAAGCGCTTACAAGCACCACTACAGGTGTTGGACTGTTTGGCGTTCGAGAATGGGCCAACGTTTGCCTCGGTGAAGGAGTATTTTGCGCAGATCTTTCAGAAGGAACAGGACACGATACGTAGTGAGGAGGAGCTGGCCCGTACGTACAGTGAAAAATCGATTGCCATCAAACTGCACATCAAGCACCTGCAGGAAGGCAACGTAGAGTTTCAGAACACAACATGCGATGCCTGCAAGCAAACGTTGCTCATGCCGGCTCTGTTTTTCCTGTGCAAACATTCCTATCATCAAGA CTGCATTCGGGGATACTCGGAAACCGAGCGGGATTGCCCGGTGTGCAACAAAAATAACATGCAGCAGATCGAGGCACTGCGAGCGCAGAGCGAAGCTCGTGATCAGCATGAACAGTTCCACAACATGCTCGAACGTTCCTCGGATCCGTTCGCCGTGGTAGCCGATTATTTCGGTCGTGGCCTTTTCAATAAACTCGTCCTTTATGAGGAGGAAAGTGCTGGAGCTGATCAAAGTGCAGCGCAGCAG GCAAAACCTGTgtccacgcagcagcagcagataacgGCCGGTCCGACAGCGAACATATCGAAAACGGCTGTTCCGCAAACCTCTGCAGGTCCAATTACCGGTGACGTTAGAGGAGGCGTGATCGCAGCGAACTATGGCGCCGGTGCGGAAGCTAGATTACGACAGGAGGAGAACCGATCGACGCGGTTGGATGCCCAGGAAACTCAGTTGCGGCTTCGGCTAGAGGAACAGGAGCGACTGCGACAGCAACGtcagcagcaaacggtgacCATGGCTCAGCAACAAATGAAGCTACGCGATGAGCGCAATTCTAAGGTTGCATCGCCATACGGTAGTCCCAAACCAAGGTCGTCCTTTCCGGTGCCTTCGTCAACCAGCAAATCGTTTAATACACCTGCCACTGGGAAAAGTGGTGCCGCTGTGGCCGTACTGAAAAATCCCTTTGAAGAGgatgatcagcagcaatcgTCACAGTACGACAGTACCAAAGACCCATTCAATGAGGATCCGGTCCTACCTGCGAGGCAGGTCAAACGTCCCGTCGTCAATGCGGCGCCGGCTCCGGTCGGCACTAATCCgttcgacgacgaagaagaggtcGATTATGATAGCAAATTGGATCCATTCGCCGAGTAA
- the LOC125958590 gene encoding dolichyldiphosphatase 1-like, producing MSTVEAMLAAEQTTCPGSGLGTEWQPITLTLVEYPKGDLIGKLLAWISLAPLGIGAGFVALILFRRDLHTIVFFAGTLVNECINMILKHWIQEPRPVSRAQIWNEYGMPSSHSQFMCFFATYVLLFIFIRLHHMNNSSSARIERIVRLLMLAICWVAAFLVCFGRVYLLYHTVRQVMIGALVGTVTGGLWFALTHCVLTPYFPMVVTWRISELFLLRDTTLIPNVLWFEYTATRQEARARARKLVSMKSQ from the exons ATGTCCACAGTCGAGGCGATGCTGGCAGCGGAGCAAACAACCTGCCCCGGGAGCGGTTTAGGAACGGAATGGCAACCCATCACGCTCACGTTGGTAGAGTACCCGAAAG GTGATTTGATTGGAAAGCTGTTGGCCTGGATCAGCCTTGCACCGCTAGGTATTGGGGCGGGCTTCGTGGCACTGATACTGTTCCGACGAGATCTGCACACGATCGTGTTCTTCGCCGGGACGCTCGTGAACGAGTGTATCAACATGATACTGAAACACTGGATACAAGAGCCGCGACCCGTTTCACGTGCACAAATTTGGAACGAATACGGTATGCCTTCTTCGCACTCGcagtttatgtgtttttttgcgaCCTACGTGCTACTATTCATTTTTATAAG ACTGCATCACATGAACAATAGTAGTAGTGCAAGGATCGAACGGATCGTTCGGCTACTGATGCTGGCGATCTGCTGGGTGGCCGCGTTTCTCGTGTGCTTCGGTAGGGTCTACCTACTTTACCATACCGTGCGACAGGTGATGATCGGTGCCCTCGTCGGTACCGTGACCGGAGGGCTTTGGTTTGCGCTAACGCACTGCGTCCTCACGCCCTACTTCCCGATGGTCGTGACGTGGCGCATATCGGAGCTGTTTCTACTACGGGACACGACACTCATCCCGAACGTGCTGTGGTTCGAGTACACGGCCACCCGCCAAGAAGCTCGGGCACGTGCCCGCAAGCTAGTGAGCATGAAATCTCAGTGA
- the LOC125958606 gene encoding translationally-controlled tumor protein homolog has translation MKIWKDIFTGDEMFSDTYKVKLVDNVMYEVYGKHVSRTLGDVQLDGANPSAEEADEGTDSATESGVDIVLNHRLVETGFSDKKQFTTYLKDYMKKLVTKLEEKSPEEVEVFKTNINKVMKDLLGRFKDLQFFTGESMDCEGLIAMLEYRDIDGESTPVLLCFKHGLEEEKF, from the exons atgaaaatttggAAGGATATCTTCACCG GTGACGAGATGTTCTCCGACACCTACAAGGTGAAGTTGGTGGACAACGTCATGTACGAGGTGTACGGTAAGCACGTATCGCGCACCTTGGGTGACGTGCAGCTGGATGGTGCCAACCCATCGGCCGAGGAAGCTGACGAAGGCACGGATTCGGCCACCGAGAGCGGAGTCGACATCGTCCTGAACCACCGTCTCGTCGAGACCGGTTTCTCCGACAAAAAACAGTTCACCACCTACCTGAAGGATTACATGAAGAA GCTTGTGACCAAGCTTGAAGAGAAGTCGCCTGAAGAGGTTGAGGTGTTCAAGACCAACATCAACAAGGTAATGAAGGATCTGCTCGGACGCTTCAAGGATCTGCAGTTCTTCACCGGTGAATCGATGGATTGCGAGGGTTTGATTGCCATGCTCGAGTACCGCGATATCGACGGTGAATCGACGCCAGTGCTGCTGTGCTTCAAGCACGGtctggaggaagaaaagttctAG
- the LOC125959273 gene encoding protein zwilch gives MSDLVNVYALLRSKFAENNFSLRYPPTYIRELTQNSDKIILAFVEHDVPVKHDRDMCANSPPLKDRSDSDSLNLTGSPLKDDVIVEELELTGDDVRSTKMWTNEEETLGPLSTEAARSLLQNYINQDCRIGSGELWALCSGTDMDRTVLLQLTVYQADAKNNRKFGRGIVRFTGQRPCASITLAELRSIHRQRAVGMTPAPKIHIRQWYNLHPHIAIRLSWHTMTENANFIAERKASVRISQRLAINIGDYTKYGSPTEYLWQQLQRLALLSEKIVDIRANRVSGYEMYGAHGSNAETVEFIKEKVNSILCKFQAVELSDFTFTTIANMVEQVRNRNLTDVMEQLYDVLILNLTYDDLKSCIDYIFQLAAHANIVNIPSNGTRFAHLIQAMIQDVPTLTSAEPYELLLEVGFTKLMHDFQLIFAECGFYELDFETLFQPQLTNARKSRYNADTVRSGGKTISKASVGGRTGSLSQLGQGSGMLVIEKSIPVRHFDEDEVNMKLSRLAQVHLLVDHLLSLEEFINISSIYGPVCEAYLAQRPLGYHQVYNRDTDLLELDVSEEKLVSLTHKLLPCARRVSMSSSNMVQKLETVFYQNAQPILPERFYPHFRPQEDSAMTDEQMFWCLEYDKIERL, from the exons ATGAGTGATTTAGTGAACGTTTACGCACTATTGCGAAGCAAATTCGCAGAAAATAACTTCAGTTTGCGATATCCGCCTACTTACATCCGGGAGCTGACTCAAAACAGCGACAAAATCATACTCGCTTTCGTGGAG CACGATGTGCCGGTCAAGCATGACCGCGATATGTGTGCCAACTCGCCCCCCTTAAAGGACCGCAGCGACTCCGATAGCCTCAACCTTACTGGTTCCCCGCTGAAGGACGATGTTATTGTCGAAGAACTGGAACTCACAGGCGACGACGTACGGAGCACGAAAATGTGGACCAACGAGGAGGAAACACTGGGTCCTCTGAGTACGGAGGCGGCACGATCGCTTTTACAGAACTACATCAACCAGGACTGTCGGATCGGGTCAGGAGAACTGTGGGCCCTGTGCTCTGGCACCGATATGGATCGCACGGTGCTATTGCAGCTAACCGTATACCAGGCTGATgcaaaaaacaaccgaaagtTTGGGCGTGGAATTGTGCGTTTCACTGGGCAGCGACCCTGTGCCAGCATTACCTTGGCCGAGCTACGATCCATTCATCGGCAACGGGCGGTAGGCATGACGCCAGCCCCGAAAATACACATCCGCCAGTGGTACAACTTGCATCCGCATATTGCGATACGCCTTAGTTGGCACACAATGACCGAGAATGCTAACTTCATCGCCGAAAGAAAGGCTAGCGTTCGGATCAGCCAACGGCTTGCCATTAACATTGGGGACTATACCAAGTACGGCTCGCCGACTGAGTATCTTTGGCAGCAGTTGCAGCGGTTAGCCTTACTAAGCGAGAAAATTGTGGACATTCGGGCAAACCGGGTGTCTGGCTACGAGATGTACGGAGCTCACGGCTCAAA TGCGGAAACGGTGGAGTTTATCAAGGAAAAGGTTAATAGCATACTGTGCAAGTTCCAGGCGGTAGAGCTATCCGACTTTACCTTTACCACGATCGCAAACATGGTGGAACAGGTTCGCAACCGCAATCTTACGGACGTGATGGAACAACTGTACGATGTATTGATTC TGAACCTCACTTACGATGATCTTAAATCCTGCATTGATTACATCTTTCAATTGGCGGCACATGCTAACATTGTG AACATCCCATCGAACGGTACCCGGTTTGCCCATCTTATTCAAGCGATGATACAGGATGTACCGACGCTCACTTCTGCCGAACCTTATGAGCTGCTGTTGGAAGTCGGGTTTACCAAGCTAATGCATGACTTTCAGCTCATCTTTGCGGAGTGTGGGTTCTACGAGCTGGATTTCGAAACGCTCTTCCAACCGCAATTAACCAACGCTCGGAAATCCCGCTACAATGCCGATACGGTCCGTTCGGGAGGTAAAACCATAAGCAAGGCTAGTGTTGGTGGCCGTACGGGTAGCCTATCACAGCTAGGGCAAGGCAGCGGCATGCTAGTTATCGAGAAATCCATCCCGGTACGCCATttcgatgaggatgaggtAAACATGAAGCTAAGCCGGTTGGCCCAAGTGCACCTACTGGTCGATCATTTGCTGTCGCTCGAGGAGTTCATCAACATCTCTTCGATCTATGGGCCAGTTTGCGAAGCTTACCTGGCCCAACGACCACTCGGCTATCACCAGGTATACAACCGAGATACCGATCTTCTAGAGCTAGACGTGAGCGAAGAAAAGTTGGTCAGTCTGACACACAAACTGTTGCCCTGTGCAAGACGCGTGTCGATGTCTTCGAGCAATATGGTGCAAAAGCTCGAAACGGTCTTCTATCAGAACGCCCAACCGATCCTTCCCGAGCGGTTCTATCCGCACTTTCGTCCGCAGGAGGACAGTGCCATGACTGACGAACAGATGTTCTGGTGTCTGGAGTATGATAAAATCGAGCGTTTGTAA